The Pantoea vagans genome includes a window with the following:
- the surA gene encoding peptidylprolyl isomerase SurA produces the protein MKNWRMLILGVAITANTAFAAPQEVDKVAAVVNNGVVLESDVDNMMRTVKSQAQQAHQQLPDDKTLRHQILERQVMDAIILQMGEKAGLQVSDQQLDQAIQNIAAQNKMTMDQLRSRLAYDGMNYNAYRAQIRQEMLISEVRNNEVRRRVTILPQEVDALAAQVGSQNAQGTELNVSQILLPLPENPTQQQVDDQEALARQLVGQLKGGADFGKLAVTYSADPQALKGGNMGWAKIEELPTLFSQALSTAKKGDIVGPIRSGVGFHILKVNDLRGESKNISVTEVHARHILLKPSPILTDAQAQAKIEQIAADIKSGKTTFAAAAKQFSDDPGSANQGGDLGWATPEIYDPAFRDALLKLQKGQISEPVHSSFGWHLIQLLDTRQVDKTDAAQKERAYRLLFNRKFAEEAQTWMQEQRASAYVKILDGNGQ, from the coding sequence ATGAAGAACTGGAGAATGCTGATTCTTGGTGTAGCGATTACCGCTAACACTGCGTTCGCAGCCCCACAAGAGGTTGATAAAGTTGCCGCAGTCGTGAACAACGGTGTGGTGCTGGAAAGTGACGTTGATAACATGATGCGCACCGTGAAATCACAGGCGCAGCAGGCACATCAGCAGTTACCTGATGACAAAACCTTGCGTCATCAGATCCTTGAGCGTCAGGTCATGGATGCCATCATTCTTCAGATGGGTGAAAAAGCCGGCCTGCAGGTCAGCGATCAGCAGCTGGATCAGGCGATCCAGAACATTGCCGCACAGAATAAGATGACCATGGATCAGTTGCGCAGCCGCCTCGCCTATGACGGTATGAATTACAATGCTTACCGTGCGCAGATTCGCCAGGAGATGCTGATTTCTGAAGTGCGTAACAACGAAGTGCGCCGTCGTGTGACCATCCTGCCACAGGAAGTTGATGCGCTCGCCGCTCAGGTTGGTTCACAAAACGCCCAGGGTACGGAGCTGAATGTCAGCCAGATCCTGCTGCCGCTGCCCGAAAATCCAACCCAGCAACAGGTGGACGATCAGGAAGCGCTGGCGCGTCAGCTGGTGGGACAACTGAAAGGCGGTGCCGACTTCGGTAAACTGGCGGTCACCTACTCTGCCGATCCACAAGCGCTGAAAGGCGGCAACATGGGCTGGGCAAAAATTGAAGAACTGCCAACCCTGTTCTCGCAGGCACTGAGCACCGCGAAGAAAGGCGACATCGTTGGCCCAATCCGTTCCGGCGTGGGCTTCCACATCCTGAAAGTGAACGATCTGCGCGGTGAGAGTAAAAATATCTCGGTAACCGAAGTACATGCGCGTCACATTCTGCTGAAGCCGTCACCGATTCTCACTGACGCGCAGGCGCAGGCGAAGATCGAGCAGATCGCTGCTGATATCAAAAGTGGTAAAACCACCTTTGCCGCCGCAGCAAAACAGTTCTCTGACGATCCCGGTTCGGCTAACCAGGGTGGCGATCTCGGCTGGGCAACCCCAGAAATCTACGATCCGGCATTCCGTGATGCACTGCTGAAGTTGCAGAAAGGCCAGATCAGCGAGCCAGTACACTCATCCTTCGGCTGGCACTTGATTCAGCTGCTGGATACCCGCCAGGTGGACAAAACCGATGCAGCGCAGAAAGAGCGTGCTTATCGCCTGTTGTTCAACCGTAAATTTGCTGAAGAAGCACAGACCTGGATGCAGGAACAGCGCGCCAGTGCTTACGTGAAAATTCTGGATGGCAATGGCCAGTAA
- the rsmA gene encoding 16S rRNA (adenine(1518)-N(6)/adenine(1519)-N(6))-dimethyltransferase RsmA — MNNRVHQGHYARKRFGQNFLNDKYIIDSIVSAIHPQKGEAIVEIGPGLGALTEPVGERLDALTVVELDRDLAARLQTHPFLGPKLTIYQQDAMTFDFSALAQEKGQPLRVFGNLPYNISTPLMFHLFSYTGSIKDMHFMLQKEVVNRLVAGPGSKAYGRLSVMAQYYCQVIPVLEVPPESFTPPPKVDSAVVRLMPYAQPPHPVSDIRLLSRITTEAFGKRRKTLRNSLAHMFAAGALDQLDIDASLRAENVTVAQYCQLANWLGNHQAETPES; from the coding sequence ATGAATAATCGCGTCCACCAGGGGCACTACGCCCGTAAACGTTTCGGGCAAAACTTCCTGAACGATAAGTACATTATCGACAGCATTGTCTCCGCTATTCACCCGCAGAAGGGAGAAGCTATCGTGGAGATTGGTCCCGGCCTTGGCGCCTTAACGGAGCCCGTCGGCGAACGTCTCGATGCATTGACCGTTGTTGAGCTGGACCGCGACCTGGCCGCGCGTTTACAGACCCATCCGTTCCTCGGCCCTAAGCTGACCATCTATCAGCAAGATGCGATGACCTTTGATTTCTCCGCTCTGGCGCAAGAGAAAGGTCAGCCGCTGCGTGTGTTTGGCAACCTGCCCTACAATATCTCCACGCCGCTGATGTTCCACCTTTTCAGCTATACTGGTTCGATTAAAGATATGCACTTCATGCTGCAGAAAGAAGTGGTTAACCGTTTGGTTGCCGGACCAGGCAGCAAAGCCTATGGTCGTCTGAGCGTGATGGCGCAATATTACTGCCAGGTTATTCCGGTGTTGGAAGTGCCACCTGAATCCTTTACCCCACCACCTAAAGTGGATTCCGCCGTGGTACGTTTGATGCCTTATGCACAACCACCGCATCCGGTCAGCGATATTCGTCTGCTGAGCCGTATTACCACGGAAGCGTTCGGTAAACGTCGTAAAACTCTGCGTAACAGTCTCGCACATATGTTTGCGGCCGGTGCGCTGGATCAACTCGATATTGATGCCTCGCTGCGTGCAGAAAATGTCACCGTGGCGCAGTATTGCCAACTGGCCAACTGGCTGGGTAACCATCAGGCTGAAACGCCGGAGAGCTGA
- the rapA gene encoding RNA polymerase-associated protein RapA, with translation MVFTLGQRWISDTESELGLGTVVAIDTRMITMMFPATGENRLYARNDAPVTRVIFNPGDTITNHEGWQMSVDEVRNDNELMTYIGTRLDTAESGVVMREVMLDSKLVFSKPQDRLFAGQLDRMDRFALRFRARKYQSEQYRLPISGLRGMRTNLIPHQLHIAHDVGRRHAPRVLLADEVGLGKTIEAGMIIQQQLLAGRAERVLIVVPETLQHQWLVEMLRRFNLRFALFDDDRYTEAQHDSDNAFETEQLIICSLDFVRRNKQRLELLADAEWDLLVVDEAHHLAWSEDAPSREYQVIEQLAEKTPGVLLLTATPEQLGLESHFARLRLLDPNRFHDFSQFVAEQQNYRPVADAVSSLLADHAISKEEMNLINDLIGEQDIEPLLQVANSDRDGKEDARKELVSMLMDRHGTSRVLFRNTRNGVKGFPKRELHQIRLPLPAQYQTAIKVSGIMGTRKSAEERARDMLYPEKIYQEFEGDSGTWWNFDPRVEWLMGYLTSNRKEKVLVICAQAATALQLEQVLREREGIRAAVFHEGLSILERDRAAAFFASEEEGAQVLLCSEIGSEGRNFQFASRLVMFDLPFNPDLLEQRIGRLDRIGQMHDIQILVPWLEKTAQAVLLRWYNEGLDAFEHTCPTGRTIYDSEYSKLIEFLAAPENPQGLDEFITESRKQHDALKAQLEQGRDRLLELNSNGGEAAQVLANAIGEQDNDTDLVNFALNLFDIVGINQEDRSDSLIVLTPSDHMLVPDFPGLPEDGCTVTFNRNQALSREDTQFITWEHPLIRNGLDLILSGDTGSCALSLLKNKALPVGTLLVEMIYVVEAQAPKSLQLTRFLPPTPVRLLMDRAGNNLAGKVEFESFNRQLNAVNRHTGSKLVNAVQQEVHEILTQAEKMIVPEAQALIAAAKVEADEKLSAELSRLEALKAVNPNIRDDEVEALESNREQVLESLGDAGWRLDALRLIVVTHQ, from the coding sequence ATGGTTTTTACACTGGGTCAACGCTGGATTAGTGATACAGAAAGTGAACTGGGACTGGGAACGGTTGTGGCGATTGATACGCGCATGATCACCATGATGTTTCCGGCTACCGGCGAAAACCGCCTGTATGCCCGCAATGATGCGCCTGTCACGCGTGTGATTTTTAATCCGGGTGACACCATCACCAACCACGAAGGTTGGCAGATGAGCGTCGATGAAGTCCGTAACGATAACGAATTAATGACTTACATCGGCACACGTCTCGACACCGCAGAAAGCGGCGTGGTGATGCGTGAAGTGATGCTGGATAGCAAACTGGTATTCAGCAAACCTCAGGACCGTCTGTTTGCCGGTCAGCTCGACCGCATGGACCGCTTTGCGCTGCGTTTCCGCGCGCGTAAATACCAGAGTGAGCAGTATCGCCTGCCGATCAGCGGCTTACGCGGGATGCGTACCAATCTTATCCCCCATCAGCTGCACATCGCCCATGACGTGGGCCGCCGTCATGCCCCTCGCGTTTTACTGGCCGATGAAGTGGGCTTAGGTAAAACCATCGAAGCCGGCATGATCATCCAGCAGCAGTTGCTGGCTGGCCGCGCCGAACGTGTGCTGATCGTGGTACCGGAAACCTTGCAGCATCAGTGGCTGGTTGAGATGTTACGTCGCTTCAACCTGCGCTTTGCGCTGTTTGATGATGACCGTTACACCGAAGCGCAGCACGACAGTGACAACGCCTTCGAAACCGAGCAGCTGATTATCTGCTCACTGGACTTCGTGCGTCGTAATAAACAGCGTCTCGAATTACTGGCCGATGCCGAATGGGATCTGTTGGTGGTCGATGAAGCCCACCACCTCGCCTGGAGCGAAGATGCACCCAGCCGCGAATACCAGGTAATTGAGCAGTTAGCAGAGAAAACCCCAGGCGTGCTGTTGCTGACCGCCACACCAGAACAGTTGGGCCTGGAAAGTCACTTCGCACGTTTGCGTCTGCTGGATCCTAATCGCTTCCACGACTTCAGCCAGTTTGTGGCTGAGCAGCAGAACTATCGTCCGGTGGCCGATGCCGTCAGCTCGCTGCTCGCCGACCACGCGATCAGCAAAGAAGAGATGAACCTGATCAACGACCTGATCGGCGAGCAAGATATTGAGCCGCTGCTGCAGGTCGCCAATAGCGATCGCGACGGCAAAGAGGACGCGCGCAAAGAGCTGGTTTCCATGCTGATGGATCGCCACGGCACCAGCCGCGTCCTGTTCCGTAACACGCGTAATGGCGTGAAGGGCTTCCCAAAACGCGAACTGCATCAGATCCGTTTGCCACTGCCCGCGCAGTATCAAACTGCGATCAAAGTCTCTGGCATCATGGGAACGCGTAAAAGTGCTGAAGAGCGCGCGCGCGACATGCTGTATCCAGAGAAGATTTACCAGGAGTTTGAAGGTGATAGCGGGACCTGGTGGAACTTCGATCCTCGCGTTGAATGGTTGATGGGCTATCTGACCAGTAACCGTAAAGAGAAAGTGCTGGTGATCTGCGCCCAAGCCGCCACTGCACTGCAGCTTGAGCAAGTGCTGCGTGAGCGCGAAGGCATTCGTGCTGCGGTGTTCCACGAAGGGTTATCGATTCTGGAACGCGACCGCGCAGCGGCTTTCTTCGCCTCTGAAGAAGAAGGTGCGCAGGTGCTGCTGTGCTCTGAAATCGGATCGGAAGGCCGTAACTTCCAGTTCGCCAGCCGCCTGGTGATGTTTGACCTGCCATTCAACCCGGATTTGCTGGAACAGCGTATTGGTCGTCTCGATCGTATCGGTCAGATGCACGATATCCAGATTCTGGTGCCGTGGCTGGAAAAAACCGCACAGGCGGTGCTGCTGCGTTGGTACAACGAAGGGCTGGATGCGTTTGAGCATACCTGCCCAACCGGTCGCACCATTTACGACAGCGAATATAGCAAACTGATTGAATTCCTCGCGGCACCAGAGAACCCGCAAGGTCTGGATGAGTTCATCACAGAAAGCCGGAAACAGCACGACGCGCTGAAAGCCCAGCTGGAACAAGGCCGTGACCGCTTGCTGGAGTTGAACTCAAACGGTGGTGAAGCGGCGCAAGTGCTGGCGAATGCGATTGGCGAGCAGGATAACGACACCGATTTGGTCAACTTCGCACTGAATCTGTTTGATATCGTCGGTATCAATCAGGAAGACCGCAGCGACAGCTTAATCGTGCTGACCCCCTCCGATCACATGCTGGTGCCGGATTTCCCAGGCTTACCAGAAGACGGCTGCACGGTCACGTTCAACCGTAACCAGGCGCTGTCACGTGAAGATACCCAGTTTATCACTTGGGAACATCCGCTGATCCGCAACGGTCTCGACCTGATTCTGTCGGGCGATACCGGCAGCTGCGCGCTGTCGCTGTTGAAAAACAAGGCGCTGCCAGTGGGCACGCTGCTGGTTGAGATGATTTACGTCGTGGAAGCCCAGGCGCCGAAGAGCCTGCAGCTCACCCGCTTCCTGCCGCCGACACCGGTACGTTTGCTGATGGACCGTGCCGGTAACAACCTGGCAGGCAAAGTGGAGTTTGAAAGCTTCAACCGTCAGCTGAATGCCGTTAATCGCCACACCGGCAGCAAGCTGGTTAATGCGGTTCAGCAGGAAGTGCACGAGATTCTGACGCAGGCCGAGAAGATGATTGTGCCGGAAGCACAGGCATTGATCGCTGCCGCGAAAGTGGAAGCGGATGAGAAGCTGAGCGCCGAGTTGTCACGCCTGGAAGCGTTGAAAGCGGTCAACCCTAACATCCGTGATGATGAGGTTGAAGCGCTGGAAAGCAATCGCGAGCAGGTGCTGGAAAGCCTGGGCGATGCGGGCTGGCGTCTGGATGCGCTGCGTCTGATCGTCGTGACGCACCAATAA
- the apaG gene encoding Co2+/Mg2+ efflux protein ApaG: protein MSELARVCVHVLSQYVESQSLPDEDRYVFAYTITIRNLGRNSVQLQSRYWLITNGNGRETEVQGEGVVGEQPHIAAGGEFQYTSGAVLETPMGTMQGHYVMIDEEGEEFHVEIPVFRLAIQTHIH from the coding sequence ATGAGTGAATTGGCCCGCGTCTGTGTCCATGTATTGAGCCAATATGTGGAATCGCAATCCTTGCCCGACGAGGATCGCTACGTGTTTGCCTACACCATCACCATTCGCAATCTGGGGCGTAACAGCGTGCAGTTGCAGAGCCGCTACTGGCTAATCACCAATGGCAACGGTCGCGAGACGGAAGTACAAGGTGAAGGCGTGGTAGGCGAGCAACCGCACATTGCTGCTGGCGGAGAGTTCCAATACACCAGCGGTGCGGTGCTTGAAACACCAATGGGCACCATGCAAGGTCACTATGTGATGATCGACGAAGAAGGCGAAGAGTTCCACGTCGAGATTCCGGTGTTCCGACTCGCAATACAAACCCACATTCATTAA
- the pdxA gene encoding 4-hydroxythreonine-4-phosphate dehydrogenase PdxA yields the protein MASNYRVVITPGEPAGIGPDLTVQLAQLDWPVELVVCADGNLLRQRASQLGLPLTLRDYQAGVAAQPQQAGTLTLLQVDTAQPVTPGELTVANGHYVLETLARACDGCLNGEFAALITGPVHKGVINDAGIPFTGHTEFFADRAGGDRVVMMLATEELRVALATTHLPLKDVSNAITRDSLHEVITILHQDLQQKFGLAQPHIFVCGLNPHAGESGHMGREEIDTIIPALDELRQQGIQLTGPLPADTLFQPKYLQHADAVLAMYHDQGLPVLKFQGFGRAVNITLGLPFIRTSVDHGTALELAGQGKAEPGSFITALNLAITMIKSSNE from the coding sequence ATGGCCAGTAACTATCGTGTGGTGATCACGCCCGGCGAACCCGCCGGGATTGGTCCTGATCTCACCGTTCAACTGGCCCAGCTTGACTGGCCAGTTGAGCTGGTGGTGTGTGCCGACGGTAATCTGCTCCGCCAACGCGCCAGCCAACTCGGCTTGCCGTTAACGCTGCGTGATTACCAAGCAGGTGTAGCCGCGCAACCGCAGCAGGCGGGTACGTTAACGCTGTTGCAGGTCGATACCGCTCAACCCGTGACGCCCGGTGAGCTCACCGTCGCAAACGGTCACTATGTGCTGGAGACGCTGGCACGTGCCTGTGATGGCTGCCTGAATGGCGAGTTCGCTGCGCTGATCACCGGTCCGGTTCATAAAGGTGTGATCAATGATGCCGGCATTCCGTTTACCGGCCATACCGAATTCTTTGCCGATCGCGCAGGCGGAGACCGCGTGGTGATGATGCTGGCAACGGAAGAGTTACGCGTTGCTTTGGCGACCACCCATCTGCCATTAAAAGATGTCTCCAATGCTATCACCCGCGACAGCCTGCATGAAGTGATCACCATTCTGCATCAGGATTTACAGCAAAAATTTGGCTTAGCGCAGCCACACATCTTTGTTTGCGGCTTAAACCCTCATGCTGGCGAAAGCGGTCACATGGGTCGCGAAGAAATTGATACCATTATTCCGGCGCTCGACGAACTGCGTCAGCAAGGCATTCAGCTCACTGGCCCTTTGCCAGCGGATACCTTGTTCCAGCCGAAATATTTGCAACATGCCGATGCCGTCCTGGCGATGTATCACGATCAGGGCTTACCGGTGCTAAAATTTCAGGGGTTTGGTCGTGCGGTGAATATCACCCTTGGCCTGCCCTTTATCCGGACCTCTGTCGACCACGGCACCGCGCTTGAATTAGCCGGCCAGGGCAAGGCAGAACCGGGCAGCTTTATCACGGCGCTTAATCTCGCCATCACTATGATCAAGAGCAGTAATGAATAA
- the rluA gene encoding bifunctional tRNA pseudouridine(32) synthase/23S rRNA pseudouridine(746) synthase RluA, with protein MLMEAYNPPLEPWLHILYQDEHIMVVNKPSGLLSVPGRLEEHKDSVMTRIQRDFPQAESVHRLDMATSGVIVVALNKAAERELKRQFREREPSKYYVARIWGHPAAEEGLIDLPLICDWPNRPKQMVCFENGKAAQTEYQVLEYEAGNSARVRLKPITGRSHQLRVHLLALGHPILGDRFYAHEEALAMAERLQLHAESLTITHPAFGNSMTFKQPADF; from the coding sequence ATGTTGATGGAAGCCTACAATCCGCCGCTGGAACCCTGGTTACATATTCTGTATCAGGACGAGCATATTATGGTGGTGAACAAGCCAAGTGGCTTGTTGTCCGTGCCGGGCCGGCTTGAGGAGCACAAGGACAGCGTGATGACGCGCATCCAGCGTGATTTTCCTCAGGCGGAATCGGTACATCGACTGGATATGGCGACCAGCGGTGTGATCGTAGTGGCGCTGAATAAAGCGGCGGAGCGAGAACTAAAGCGTCAGTTCCGTGAGCGGGAACCTTCTAAATACTATGTGGCCCGCATCTGGGGCCATCCTGCTGCTGAAGAGGGTTTGATCGACCTACCCTTAATTTGTGACTGGCCAAATCGGCCAAAGCAGATGGTGTGCTTTGAGAATGGTAAAGCCGCGCAGACCGAGTATCAGGTGCTGGAGTATGAGGCAGGAAACAGTGCTCGCGTGCGGCTTAAGCCGATTACCGGACGCTCGCATCAACTGCGCGTGCATTTGCTGGCACTGGGCCATCCGATTCTGGGCGATCGTTTTTATGCCCACGAAGAGGCATTAGCCATGGCCGAGCGTTTGCAGTTACATGCGGAGTCCCTGACTATCACCCATCCGGCATTCGGCAATAGCATGACGTTTAAGCAGCCGGCGGATTTTTAA
- the lptD gene encoding LPS assembly protein LptD, translated as MKKQIPTLLATMIGAALYSQQTFADDLMSQCMLGVPSYNRPLVSGDTNSLPVTIHSDSAKGNYPNDAVFTGNVDVQQGNSRLRADEMQLHQRQQDGQTTPVRTVDALGNVHYDDNQVILKGPKAWSNLNTKDTNVWNGDYQMVGRQGRGVADQMKLRGDNRYTILENGSFTSCLPGSNSWSVVGSEVIQDRQEEVAEIWNARFKLGNVPVFYSPYLQLPIGDRRRSGFLIPNAKYGSNNGFEFMLPYYWNIAPQADATITPHYMSKRGLQLQNEFRYLTVFGAGLMELDYLPSDKQYDNDKAVRGIAENDSSDRWLFYWQHAGVYEQHWRFNANYTKVSDPYYFNDLDSKYYSSTDGYATQKFSFGYADTNWDATLSTKDFQVFGTTDSTNVYRAMPQLDLNAYQNDIGPFDGRIYAQAVKFTNVNSKMPEATRLHIEPTLNLPLSNGWASLDTEAKFLATHYQQDNIDRYNNNEISGVDSTGNRLDSSVNRTMPQFKVDGRLVFDRNMDWEPGYTQTLEPRVQYLYIPYRNQSNIYPYDSTLLQTDYTGLFRDRTYSGLDRIASANEVATGLTTRIYDNDLVERFNVSVGQIYSFTPSRTGVNQTSDEDDTGSLVWAGDTYWKISDRWGARGGLQYDTRLDNVAQGNAILEYRQDADRMVQLSYRYSSPEYVAQALNNSSLLTNPIYKNGISQVGATGSWPIADAWSLVGGYYYDTRNSRPAEQLIGLQYSSCCYAIRLGYERKINGWENNDSKYDNQISFNIELRGLSSNYGLGTNEMLRQGIIPYQRAF; from the coding sequence ATGAAAAAACAGATACCTACCCTGCTGGCAACCATGATTGGTGCAGCGCTCTACAGTCAGCAGACGTTCGCCGACGACCTTATGTCGCAGTGTATGTTGGGCGTGCCGAGCTACAACCGTCCACTGGTCAGTGGCGATACCAATTCGTTGCCTGTCACCATTCACTCTGACTCGGCCAAGGGTAACTACCCGAATGACGCGGTTTTTACTGGCAATGTTGACGTGCAGCAGGGCAATAGCCGCTTACGCGCCGATGAGATGCAACTGCATCAGCGCCAGCAGGATGGGCAAACCACGCCAGTACGTACAGTCGATGCGCTGGGTAATGTGCACTATGACGACAATCAGGTCATCCTGAAAGGTCCGAAAGCATGGTCCAATCTTAATACTAAAGACACCAACGTCTGGAACGGTGACTATCAAATGGTCGGCCGTCAGGGGCGTGGCGTCGCCGATCAGATGAAACTGCGCGGTGATAACCGCTATACCATTCTGGAAAACGGCAGCTTTACATCGTGCTTGCCGGGTTCCAACAGCTGGAGTGTGGTTGGCTCCGAAGTGATCCAGGATCGCCAGGAAGAAGTGGCCGAGATCTGGAATGCGCGCTTCAAACTGGGCAATGTCCCGGTATTCTATAGCCCGTATCTGCAGTTACCGATTGGCGATCGCCGTCGTTCTGGTTTCCTGATCCCCAACGCGAAGTACGGCAGTAACAATGGCTTCGAGTTCATGCTGCCGTATTACTGGAACATCGCGCCGCAGGCAGATGCCACCATTACGCCGCATTACATGAGTAAACGTGGTCTACAACTGCAGAATGAATTCCGCTATCTAACCGTGTTCGGTGCCGGTTTGATGGAACTGGATTATCTGCCTTCTGATAAGCAGTACGACAACGACAAAGCGGTGCGTGGAATCGCCGAGAATGACAGCTCCGATCGCTGGCTGTTCTATTGGCAGCATGCGGGCGTTTATGAGCAGCACTGGCGCTTCAACGCTAACTATACCAAGGTGAGCGATCCTTACTACTTCAACGATCTCGACTCGAAGTATTACAGCTCTACCGACGGTTATGCGACGCAGAAATTTAGCTTTGGCTATGCCGATACCAACTGGGATGCGACGTTGTCGACCAAAGACTTCCAGGTCTTTGGCACCACGGATTCCACCAACGTGTATCGTGCGATGCCACAGCTGGATCTCAACGCTTATCAAAACGATATTGGTCCGTTTGATGGTCGCATTTACGCACAGGCAGTGAAATTCACTAACGTGAACAGCAAAATGCCTGAAGCGACCCGTCTTCACATTGAGCCAACGTTGAACCTGCCGCTGTCGAATGGCTGGGCAAGCCTGGATACCGAAGCCAAATTCCTTGCAACGCACTACCAGCAGGACAATATCGATCGTTATAACAATAACGAAATCTCGGGCGTAGACAGCACCGGTAATCGGTTGGACAGCTCGGTGAACCGCACCATGCCACAGTTCAAAGTGGATGGACGTCTGGTATTTGACCGCAATATGGATTGGGAGCCGGGCTACACGCAAACCCTGGAGCCGCGTGTTCAGTACCTTTACATTCCGTATCGCAACCAGAGCAATATCTATCCGTACGACTCCACCCTGCTGCAAACGGACTACACCGGTTTGTTCCGCGATCGTACTTACAGTGGTCTGGACCGCATCGCTTCAGCGAACGAAGTCGCAACCGGTTTGACCACACGAATTTATGATAACGATCTGGTTGAACGTTTTAACGTTTCTGTAGGTCAAATCTACTCGTTTACCCCGTCTCGTACCGGCGTAAACCAGACAAGTGACGAAGATGATACCGGCAGCCTGGTGTGGGCTGGCGATACGTACTGGAAAATCAGCGATCGCTGGGGTGCGCGCGGCGGACTGCAATATGACACCCGCCTCGATAACGTCGCTCAGGGTAATGCCATTCTGGAATATCGCCAGGATGCCGATCGTATGGTGCAGTTAAGCTACCGTTACAGCAGTCCGGAGTATGTTGCTCAGGCCCTGAACAACTCCAGCTTGCTGACTAACCCGATTTATAAAAACGGGATTTCACAAGTGGGCGCGACCGGGAGCTGGCCGATTGCCGATGCCTGGTCACTGGTGGGGGGCTATTACTACGATACCCGCAACAGTCGTCCGGCTGAGCAGCTTATCGGCCTGCAGTACAGCTCGTGCTGCTATGCCATTCGTCTGGGTTACGAGCGCAAGATCAACGGTTGGGAAAACAACGACAGTAAGTACGACAACCAAATCTCATTCAACATTGAGCTACGTGGTCTGAGTTCTAACTATGGCTTAGGCACCAATGAAATGCTGCGTCAGGGCATCATCCCTTACCAGCGCGCTTTCTGA
- the djlA gene encoding co-chaperone DjlA translates to MRYWGKVIGLALGLLSGAGFWGIVLGLLIGHMFDKVRSVKGQGYFANNQARQTLFFSTTFQVMGHLTKSKGRVTEADIQIASLFMDRMQLHGDARVAAQRAFREGKQSDYPLRNKLRELRSACFGRFDLIRMFLEIQIQAAFADGSLHPNERQVLYVIAEELGISRTQFDQFLRMMEGGQQFGGGGSSYGGAYQQAKRGPTLEDACSVLGVKSSDDSTTIKRAYRKLMSEHHPDKLVAKGLPPEMMEMAKQKAQEIQAAYDLIRKEKGFK, encoded by the coding sequence ATGCGCTACTGGGGAAAAGTTATTGGTCTGGCTCTCGGCTTACTTTCCGGGGCAGGCTTTTGGGGCATTGTACTGGGTCTGCTCATTGGCCATATGTTTGACAAGGTGCGCAGTGTAAAAGGACAGGGTTATTTCGCCAACAATCAGGCGCGACAAACGCTGTTTTTCAGTACCACTTTTCAAGTGATGGGCCATTTGACCAAGTCAAAAGGGCGCGTCACCGAAGCCGATATTCAGATTGCTTCTTTATTTATGGATCGTATGCAGCTGCATGGTGATGCACGCGTGGCTGCCCAAAGGGCATTCCGCGAAGGCAAGCAGAGTGACTATCCGCTGCGTAATAAATTGCGTGAGCTGCGCAGCGCCTGCTTTGGCCGTTTCGATCTGATTAGGATGTTTCTGGAAATTCAGATTCAGGCGGCGTTCGCCGATGGATCGCTGCATCCCAACGAGCGTCAGGTGCTGTATGTAATCGCTGAAGAGCTGGGTATTTCGCGCACTCAGTTCGATCAGTTCCTGCGCATGATGGAAGGCGGGCAACAGTTCGGCGGCGGTGGTTCGTCTTACGGCGGTGCCTATCAGCAGGCGAAACGTGGGCCAACGTTAGAGGATGCGTGTAGCGTGCTCGGCGTGAAGAGCAGTGATGACAGCACCACCATCAAACGGGCTTACCGCAAACTGATGAGCGAGCACCATCCGGATAAACTGGTGGCGAAAGGGTTGCCGCCGGAAATGATGGAAATGGCGAAGCAGAAAGCGCAGGAGATTCAGGCGGCTTATGATCTGATTCGCAAGGAAAAGGGATTTAAGTAG